Proteins encoded within one genomic window of Patescibacteria group bacterium:
- a CDS encoding peptidoglycan DD-metalloendopeptidase family protein, which yields MKNQKTKKIKQFIGLVLLCSAIFLFNFRDGASATTVSVSTNNDKQVQELQQEMELKKLEIEKIQKKIEVYQKDLENKRREKITLTNELDILSNQINELELQMNQANLQIDATNLEIQSVLLQILDKEDAISKQKAQLAEIIRSIYGNDQRNYLEVLASNNNFSDFFDEVEGMTQLESKLKSSLDEMKAMKADLETKRQDLDKKSIELNTLKEKLETAKSRLDGQETAKTYYLSRAKKSEKEFQNLISQAQAEQAKINGELVSLEKTVRQRLQQSGEELSSTGRFVWPVPKNVITATFHDPDYPFRYIFEHPAIDIKAAQGTPVKAADSGYVGKVKDGGAKGYSYIMLIHDNGLATVYGHVSKIYVSADTYVKQGDIIGLSGGMPGTSGSGSLSTGPHMHFEVRLDGIPVNPLDYLP from the coding sequence ATGAAAAATCAAAAAACAAAAAAAATTAAGCAGTTTATCGGGTTGGTATTACTGTGTAGTGCCATTTTTTTATTTAATTTTAGAGACGGCGCCAGCGCAACCACAGTTTCCGTCTCTACTAACAACGATAAACAAGTGCAGGAATTACAGCAAGAAATGGAGTTAAAAAAACTCGAGATTGAAAAAATTCAGAAAAAAATCGAAGTTTATCAAAAGGATTTGGAAAATAAACGTCGAGAAAAAATTACACTAACTAACGAACTGGATATTTTGTCGAATCAGATTAATGAATTGGAGCTACAGATGAATCAAGCCAATTTGCAGATAGACGCTACCAATTTAGAGATTCAGTCTGTACTTTTGCAAATTCTAGACAAAGAAGATGCGATTAGTAAACAAAAAGCGCAGTTAGCCGAAATCATCCGTTCTATCTATGGTAACGATCAGAGAAATTATTTGGAAGTTTTGGCTAGTAATAATAATTTTTCTGATTTTTTTGATGAAGTCGAGGGCATGACCCAGTTAGAATCTAAACTAAAGAGTTCTTTAGACGAAATGAAAGCTATGAAAGCTGATTTGGAAACCAAGCGTCAAGATCTGGATAAAAAAAGTATTGAGCTAAATACTTTAAAGGAAAAATTGGAAACAGCCAAATCCCGTCTTGACGGACAGGAAACGGCAAAGACTTATTATTTATCTCGCGCTAAAAAATCAGAAAAAGAATTTCAAAATTTGATTTCTCAGGCTCAAGCGGAACAAGCGAAGATAAACGGCGAGTTAGTTTCCCTGGAAAAAACCGTTCGACAAAGATTGCAACAAAGCGGAGAGGAGCTGTCTAGCACCGGGCGGTTTGTTTGGCCGGTACCAAAAAATGTTATAACTGCCACTTTTCACGATCCTGATTATCCCTTTCGCTATATTTTTGAACACCCGGCAATTGATATAAAAGCGGCACAGGGAACTCCGGTAAAAGCGGCGGATAGCGGTTATGTCGGAAAAGTAAAAGACGGCGGCGCCAAGGGTTACAGTTATATTATGTTAATCCATGATAATGGATTGGCAACCGTATATGGTCATGTTAGTAAAATTTATGTTTCCGCCGATACTTATGTTAAACAAGGCGACATAATCGGTCTTAGCGGCGGTATGCCCGGTACTTCCGGGTCTGGTTCTTTAAGTACTGGTCCCCATATGCATTTTGAAGTTAGACTTGATGGAATTCCTGTAAATCCGCTTGATTATTTACCGTGA